From a single Aulosira sp. FACHB-615 genomic region:
- a CDS encoding sugar porter family MFS transporter produces MTSTTTRRKSNNFYVILIAGAAALGGFLFGFDTAVINGAVAALTTAFNANSLQTGLAVSLALLGSAVGAFYAGKIADRYGRVKAMVVASVLFTISAIGSGLPFTIWDFTFWRVLGGLAVGAASVIAPAYIAECSPSNLRGRLGSLQQLAIVVGIFIALLCDYFIAVSAGSAESPFLFGIDAWRWMFWTEIPPAVLYGMAALMIPESPRYLVAQGREPEAANVLNKIIGGNVLAKIEEIRQTVMREREPQFSDLLRRSGGLLPIVWVGIGISLLQQFVGINVIFYYSSVLWQAVGFSEKDSLSITVITGAVNIITTLVAIAFVDKFGRKPLLILGSIGMTITLGTMASIFGTAPLDAAGNPNLSGSSGLVALLAANLYVFCFGFSWGPVTWVLLGEMFNNKIRAAALSVAAAMQWVANFAVSTSFPPILQYFGLGAAYGLYTTAAAISLFFVLFFIKETKGMELEDM; encoded by the coding sequence ATGACATCCACCACAACTCGTCGTAAATCTAACAACTTTTATGTAATTTTAATTGCTGGTGCTGCTGCCCTGGGTGGCTTTCTGTTCGGGTTTGATACCGCCGTGATTAACGGTGCAGTTGCAGCCCTGACAACAGCTTTCAACGCCAACAGTCTCCAAACTGGTTTAGCAGTATCCTTAGCATTATTAGGTTCGGCCGTAGGAGCCTTTTATGCGGGAAAGATTGCCGATCGCTATGGTCGAGTCAAAGCAATGGTAGTAGCCTCCGTATTATTTACCATTAGTGCTATCGGTTCAGGGCTACCCTTTACCATTTGGGATTTTACCTTTTGGCGGGTGTTGGGTGGGTTGGCGGTTGGTGCAGCCAGTGTCATTGCCCCAGCTTACATTGCTGAATGTTCCCCTAGTAATTTGCGGGGTAGATTGGGATCTCTGCAACAACTAGCAATTGTTGTAGGAATTTTCATCGCCCTGCTATGCGACTACTTTATAGCAGTATCCGCAGGTTCCGCCGAGTCACCGTTTTTGTTTGGTATAGATGCTTGGCGGTGGATGTTTTGGACAGAAATTCCGCCGGCGGTGTTGTATGGTATGGCTGCTTTAATGATTCCTGAATCACCCCGCTATTTAGTAGCCCAAGGACGAGAACCAGAAGCCGCCAATGTGTTGAATAAAATTATCGGGGGTAACGTCCTCGCCAAAATCGAAGAAATTCGCCAAACAGTGATGCGGGAACGGGAACCGCAATTTTCTGACCTTTTACGCCGGAGTGGCGGACTTCTCCCCATAGTTTGGGTTGGTATCGGTATATCTTTACTTCAACAATTCGTCGGTATTAACGTCATTTTTTACTACAGCAGTGTTTTATGGCAGGCTGTTGGCTTTTCTGAAAAAGATTCCCTTAGCATCACAGTAATTACAGGTGCAGTAAATATTATTACTACATTAGTAGCGATCGCCTTCGTTGATAAATTTGGTCGTAAGCCCTTACTAATTCTAGGGTCAATCGGGATGACCATTACCTTGGGAACAATGGCATCGATTTTCGGTACTGCGCCACTAGATGCTGCTGGCAACCCAAATCTCAGTGGTAGTTCAGGTCTTGTTGCACTTTTAGCTGCCAACCTCTATGTATTTTGCTTCGGTTTCTCCTGGGGGCCAGTCACCTGGGTACTCTTAGGCGAAATGTTTAACAATAAAATTCGCGCCGCAGCACTTTCTGTTGCAGCCGCGATGCAGTGGGTAGCTAATTTCGCTGTTTCCACATCATTTCCTCCGATTCTGCAATATTTCGGCTTGGGTGCAGCCTACGGACTTTATACCACTGCGGCCGCTATCTCATTATTTTTCGTCCTCTTTTTTATCAAGGAAACCAAAGGTATGGAATTAGAAGATATGTAA
- a CDS encoding ABC transporter permease subunit, giving the protein MSQALRPVNNRPNQNATASRRKAINNFLQVAGILPILVIICILFSLLSPNFFTAGNAVNILRQASINIVLATGMTFVILTGGIDLSVGSILAVSAVVAVLASLIPVLGWLAVPAALLTGLCLGLLNGALITYLDVPPFIVTLGSLTALRGAAYLVANGTTVINRNINFAWIGNSYVGPLPCLVILALLTVAVSWFVLRQTVLGVQIYAVGGNERAARLTGIKVNRVLLFVYGVSGLLAGLAGVMSASRLYSATGMLGQGYELDAIAAVILGGTSFTGGIGTIGGTLLGALIIAVLNNGLTLLNMSYFWQLVVKGLVIIAAVMIDRLRRRSRR; this is encoded by the coding sequence ATGAGTCAAGCCTTAAGACCTGTCAACAACAGACCTAACCAAAATGCCACAGCCAGTCGGCGTAAAGCCATCAATAACTTTTTGCAAGTTGCTGGTATTTTACCGATTCTCGTCATTATCTGTATTTTATTTTCCCTGCTGAGTCCCAACTTTTTCACCGCAGGTAACGCCGTCAATATCTTACGTCAGGCATCTATTAATATAGTGCTGGCAACAGGCATGACATTTGTGATTCTTACTGGCGGGATTGACCTTTCCGTAGGTTCTATCTTGGCTGTATCTGCTGTAGTTGCAGTGTTAGCCTCTCTCATCCCTGTCTTGGGTTGGTTAGCTGTTCCGGCTGCTTTATTGACAGGATTATGTCTGGGTTTACTCAACGGTGCATTAATCACCTATTTGGATGTTCCACCGTTTATTGTCACCTTGGGTTCATTAACAGCCTTACGGGGTGCTGCTTATTTAGTAGCTAATGGCACAACCGTTATTAACCGCAACATCAACTTTGCTTGGATAGGTAATAGCTACGTCGGCCCCTTGCCTTGCTTAGTTATCCTCGCTTTATTAACAGTGGCTGTGAGTTGGTTTGTACTGAGACAGACAGTTTTAGGTGTCCAGATATACGCTGTTGGTGGTAACGAACGAGCCGCCAGATTAACAGGTATAAAAGTCAATCGGGTGTTGTTGTTTGTGTATGGCGTAAGTGGATTGCTGGCAGGTTTAGCCGGAGTGATGAGTGCTAGTCGCCTGTACAGTGCCACAGGAATGTTAGGACAAGGTTATGAACTAGATGCGATCGCTGCCGTCATCCTTGGCGGAACCAGCTTTACAGGTGGTATTGGCACAATCGGCGGCACACTCTTGGGTGCATTAATCATTGCTGTCCTCAACAACGGTTTGACCCTGTTGAATATGTCTTACTTCTGGCAACTCGTTGTGAAAGGCTTAGTCATCATTGCCGCAGTCATGATTGATAGACTCCGCAGACGTTCCCGACGGTAA
- a CDS encoding iron uptake porin — protein sequence MQIFTTPYTMLKHLLYSFSLLLLASPAVLAEPIDNTHTLQGQVTSVSQFADVQPTDWAFTALQSLVERYSCLTGYPNYTYRGNRALTRYEFTAGLNACLDHINELIATSTSELVNKEDLAVLQKLQTDFATELNTIRGRIDNLEARTNTLEQQQFSTTTRLNAQIITAVSDTFGNKVGGTKDETNPFLATRGRLNLESSFTGKDLLRVRLEFGNFTNTNGSSQVAAATGTGMTRLNFDFDSNNTLFVPHVRYYFPVSDSLSFVVGPTGIGYTDISSTVTPASIADDGNGVLSLFGSYSPIFRRGGGGVGANWNITQDLVLTLGYLASSPNNPTEKNGLFDGGYNALAHLVYHGQKGAVGVAYSHGYSPGGVVDLTGGTGSVLATSPFGNSIATANSIMGMQGYYRFSPNFQVHAWGGYIWATAKNSGFSDISNGRGSTDSLFVNSGDNANAWFGAIGMSFPDVGGKGNLPGIIFGLPPRVAHSDVRQEGDNSYHIEAFYRWRLNNNISVTPGFWVILNPENNRNNDTQYVGVVRTTFDF from the coding sequence ATGCAGATTTTTACTACACCATACACCATGTTGAAACATCTTTTGTACAGTTTTTCCCTTCTACTCTTAGCCTCTCCAGCAGTCTTGGCAGAGCCTATAGATAATACTCACACACTGCAAGGACAAGTCACATCAGTGTCCCAATTTGCTGATGTACAGCCAACAGATTGGGCATTTACAGCCTTGCAATCGTTAGTAGAACGCTACAGTTGTCTAACAGGCTATCCGAATTATACTTATCGTGGTAATCGTGCCTTAACGCGGTACGAATTTACTGCCGGTTTAAATGCTTGCTTAGACCATATCAACGAGTTAATTGCCACATCTACTAGTGAACTAGTCAACAAAGAAGACTTAGCGGTATTGCAAAAGTTACAGACAGACTTTGCCACCGAATTAAACACCATACGAGGTCGGATAGATAATTTAGAAGCGCGGACAAACACTTTAGAACAACAGCAATTTTCTACGACCACCAGGTTAAATGCTCAAATTATTACGGCTGTGAGTGATACCTTTGGTAACAAAGTAGGTGGTACAAAAGATGAAACTAACCCATTCTTGGCAACTCGCGGTCGTTTGAATTTAGAAAGTAGTTTTACAGGCAAAGATTTACTGCGAGTCCGGCTGGAATTTGGTAACTTTACGAATACCAATGGTTCTAGTCAAGTGGCGGCGGCCACAGGCACAGGGATGACACGCTTGAACTTCGATTTTGATAGTAACAATACCCTGTTTGTACCCCATGTTCGTTATTACTTCCCGGTGAGTGATTCCCTCTCCTTTGTAGTTGGCCCTACCGGCATTGGTTATACAGATATTTCCAGCACAGTCACACCTGCGAGTATTGCTGATGATGGTAATGGAGTACTTTCACTGTTTGGTTCGTATAGCCCTATATTCCGTAGAGGTGGCGGTGGTGTGGGCGCTAACTGGAATATTACTCAAGACTTGGTGCTGACTTTGGGCTATTTAGCCAGCAGTCCGAATAACCCAACCGAGAAAAACGGCTTATTTGATGGTGGTTATAACGCCCTGGCACATTTGGTTTATCATGGTCAAAAAGGCGCTGTGGGTGTAGCTTACTCTCATGGTTATAGCCCTGGTGGCGTAGTTGATCTTACAGGTGGGACGGGAAGCGTTTTAGCAACTTCTCCGTTTGGGAATAGCATTGCCACTGCTAACAGTATTATGGGGATGCAAGGATACTATCGCTTTTCCCCAAATTTCCAGGTTCATGCTTGGGGTGGATATATTTGGGCGACTGCCAAAAACTCTGGTTTCAGCGATATTTCTAATGGGCGGGGTAGTACAGATTCTTTGTTTGTCAATAGTGGCGACAATGCTAATGCGTGGTTTGGGGCAATTGGTATGTCATTTCCTGATGTGGGGGGTAAGGGTAATCTCCCAGGAATTATTTTTGGTTTACCACCGCGAGTTGCTCACAGTGATGTCCGTCAAGAAGGAGATAACTCTTACCACATCGAAGCATTTTATCGCTGGCGACTGAACAATAATATATCGGTGACTCCTGGTTTTTGGGTAATTCTCAACCCAGAAAACAACCGCAATAACGATACTCAATATGTTGGAGTTGTTCGTACAACCTTTGATTTTTGA
- a CDS encoding AAA family ATPase has protein sequence MATVTCTPIIPGYQICAQLYVGAKTHVYQAIRQSDHLPVVIKLLASEYPSFHELLEFRNQYTISKNLQIPGIVQPLSLLTHHNSYILVMPDTGKISLQEYVNSTHISLVEFLSIAIQLTSILDAIHQNRVIHKDIKPANILIHPHTKQVQLIDFSIASLLPKETSEIKNPNVLEGTLAYISPEQTGRMNRGIDYRSDYYSLGVTLYELLTGELPFNSDDPMELVHCHLAKMPQVIESSKPIPQVVAEIVLKLMAKNAEDRYQSALGLKHDLELCLTQLKDTGAIRHFKIAQRDVCDRFLIPEKLYGREAEVSTLLQAFERVASGTSEMMLVAGFSGIGKTAVVNEVHKPITRQQGYFIKGKFDQFNRNIPFSAFVQVFRDLMGQLLAESDSQLRIWKQQVLAALGDNAQVITKVIPELELIIGTQPTAPELSGLAAQNRFNLLFEKFIQVFTTKEHPLVIFLDDLQWADAASLKLIELLISESSTGYLLLIGAYRDNEVFAAHPLMLTLDAIAKAKATVNTITLKPLSTSSLNQLIADTLHCAGNLAQPLTELVYQKTQGNPFFATQFLKALHQEKLINFDLQTGHWQCDISQLKSTALTDDVVELMAQQLKKLPLATQNVLKLAACVGNQFDLSTLTIVSEQSEAATASDLWKALQEGLILPISQIYKFFQLENLEQSEIAQNANPSYRFLHDRVQQAAYSLIPDDQKQAVHYNIGQLLLKQISLSAREEQIFALVNQLNYGTSLITAQSQRNELAQMNLCAGRKARVATAYQAAYEYATVGLGLLATDTWQHQYEMTLALHELAAETAALSGDFEQMEYWINAVIQHTKTPLDQVQSYQIKIQALNSRNDFIAAIATGKSVLQTLGVSLPDQPTSEDVQQARQQIQDLIGDRAIADLIHLPKLVAPEQLAIMQIAASIIPACYVTASPLYPLVVALQVQHSIQYGNSLFSPWSYANYAFQIKLIWGDIREAEQFGQLAYQLGLEPEFKYSRAATFVVFAGYIYHCTAPLRETIPILQLGYQAGVETGSLEFVLYTVQALTLNAFWSGQDLSEVEYQIRSYHQQLQELKQVTTAKHYLIYWETALILLGKSEDEVTLRQASYEATLIAEVQVSQDVFRLCIFYLHRFILNFWLGEYGQAQQDAAQTRQYLAGCVGTIIEPVFYFYDALIMLATLPQGSEVTETQWQRIEENQTALNNWAQYAPMNHQHKVDLIAAEKYRVLGQKAEAIEQYNQAIAGAKTNGYLQEEALSHELAAKFYLNWGQEKLAAIYLQDAYYCYARWGAKAKTEELENAYPNLLQPILQPTAQSLIPLETLASIASPKVSIHSSSKTIRSASTLNTALDFATIIKVSQSLSGVIQLDELLHQLTQIILQNSGGDHCVLILPDTQGEWQVRAIATPEHTELCSQPLEGNLNLPVKLIQYVKHTQELLVIDDIQTDLPVIDEYLQEKQPKSLLCLPILNQGHLIGILYLKNRSASGVFTSDRILILNFLCTQAAISLENARLYQDSQIALQELQQSQQLLRSIIDNIPQVVFWKDRNSNYLGCNQKFAIMAGLPSPEAIVGKNDYDLPWSKAESDSYREYDRRIMESKQPQLHIIETQQQTDGKTIWIDTSKIPLCDEAGEVYGILGSYEDISDRKQTEVAIQQKSQELEKALQELQQAQLQMVQNEKMSALGNLVAGVAHEMNNPLGFISASLQQAKPTLTDIIEHLALYQQALPNTPDEILDHAEKIDIDYSLEDLPKVLDAMVLACDRLQNISTSLRTFSRADKDYKVTFNINEGIDSTILILKHRLKANEQRPAINVVTEYANCSPIACFPGQLNQVFMNILANAIDALDESGMGRSYEELKLNPHQIIVKTAIENHSLKISIADNGKGMSEEVKLHIFDHLFTTKGVGKGTGLGLAIARQIVEEKHGGKIAVNSVLGQGTEFVISLPITDNSINNN, from the coding sequence ATGGCTACTGTAACCTGTACACCTATTATTCCCGGATACCAAATTTGCGCTCAACTTTATGTCGGTGCTAAAACCCACGTCTATCAAGCTATCCGCCAATCAGATCATCTGCCAGTAGTCATCAAACTGTTAGCGTCAGAATATCCCAGTTTTCATGAATTACTAGAATTTCGTAACCAATATACAATTAGCAAAAATCTCCAAATTCCGGGGATTGTACAGCCATTGTCACTCTTAACTCATCACAATAGTTATATTCTGGTGATGCCAGATACAGGGAAGATTTCTCTACAAGAATATGTCAACTCTACTCACATCTCCCTAGTAGAATTTTTAAGTATTGCTATTCAATTAACAAGTATTCTCGATGCGATACATCAAAATCGTGTCATCCATAAAGACATTAAACCAGCAAATATTCTAATTCATCCCCACACAAAACAAGTTCAATTAATTGATTTTAGTATTGCTTCATTACTGCCAAAAGAAACTTCAGAAATTAAAAATCCCAATGTTTTAGAAGGAACTCTAGCTTATATTTCCCCAGAACAAACAGGGAGAATGAATCGAGGTATAGACTACCGCAGTGATTATTACTCTCTTGGTGTAACATTGTATGAACTATTAACAGGAGAATTACCATTTAATAGTGATGACCCAATGGAGTTGGTGCATTGTCATTTAGCAAAAATGCCGCAGGTCATAGAAAGCAGTAAACCGATTCCGCAAGTAGTAGCAGAGATTGTGTTGAAATTGATGGCGAAAAATGCCGAGGATAGATATCAAAGTGCTTTGGGATTAAAGCATGATTTAGAACTTTGTTTGACACAACTTAAAGATACAGGCGCAATTAGACATTTTAAAATTGCTCAACGGGATGTGTGCGATCGCTTCCTCATCCCGGAAAAATTATATGGTAGAGAAGCGGAAGTCAGCACCTTATTACAAGCCTTTGAACGTGTGGCTAGTGGGACATCAGAAATGATGTTGGTGGCGGGATTTTCGGGGATTGGTAAAACTGCTGTAGTGAATGAAGTCCACAAACCAATTACTCGTCAACAAGGTTATTTTATCAAAGGTAAATTTGACCAATTTAATCGGAATATTCCCTTCTCTGCTTTCGTCCAAGTTTTCCGTGATTTGATGGGGCAATTACTAGCCGAATCTGATAGCCAACTCCGCATCTGGAAACAGCAAGTTTTGGCAGCATTGGGAGATAATGCCCAAGTAATTACTAAGGTAATTCCCGAACTTGAACTCATCATTGGCACACAACCAACAGCACCAGAATTATCAGGGTTAGCTGCTCAAAATCGGTTTAATTTACTATTTGAAAAATTTATTCAAGTTTTTACCACAAAAGAACATCCTTTAGTGATATTTTTGGATGATTTGCAGTGGGCAGATGCGGCATCACTCAAGTTGATAGAATTGCTGATCAGTGAGTCATCAACTGGTTATTTGTTGTTAATTGGTGCTTACCGTGATAATGAAGTGTTTGCAGCACATCCATTGATGCTAACTTTAGATGCGATCGCTAAAGCAAAAGCAACGGTAAATACTATTACCTTAAAGCCATTATCAACCAGCAGTTTAAATCAGTTAATCGCTGATACATTACATTGTGCGGGTAATTTGGCACAACCTTTAACCGAATTAGTATATCAAAAAACTCAAGGTAATCCCTTTTTTGCGACGCAATTCCTCAAAGCATTACATCAAGAAAAACTAATTAATTTTGATTTACAAACTGGGCATTGGCAGTGCGATATTTCCCAGTTAAAATCCACCGCCTTAACAGACGATGTGGTGGAATTAATGGCGCAGCAATTAAAGAAACTGCCTTTAGCAACCCAAAATGTTTTAAAACTAGCAGCTTGTGTTGGTAATCAATTTGATTTAAGTACACTGACAATTGTCTCGGAACAATCGGAAGCAGCAACAGCAAGTGATTTATGGAAAGCGTTGCAAGAAGGTTTAATCTTGCCGATTAGCCAGATTTATAAATTTTTTCAGTTAGAAAATCTCGAACAATCAGAAATAGCTCAAAATGCCAATCCTAGTTATCGATTTCTACACGATCGCGTCCAACAAGCGGCTTATTCTTTAATTCCCGATGACCAAAAACAAGCAGTTCATTACAATATTGGACAACTACTCCTGAAGCAAATTTCTCTGTCAGCCAGAGAAGAACAAATTTTTGCTTTGGTGAATCAGTTAAACTACGGCACTTCCCTAATTACAGCCCAATCTCAGCGTAATGAACTCGCCCAAATGAATCTCTGTGCTGGACGAAAAGCCAGAGTCGCCACGGCTTATCAAGCTGCTTACGAATACGCCACTGTGGGATTAGGACTACTAGCCACAGACACTTGGCAACATCAATATGAAATGACCTTAGCACTCCATGAACTAGCTGCCGAAACTGCCGCATTGAGTGGTGATTTTGAGCAGATGGAGTATTGGATTAATGCCGTCATCCAGCATACCAAAACGCCCTTAGATCAGGTGCAATCTTATCAAATCAAAATTCAAGCGTTAAACTCCCGTAATGATTTTATTGCCGCGATCGCCACAGGTAAATCTGTACTGCAAACCTTGGGTGTGAGTTTGCCAGATCAGCCAACTAGTGAAGATGTCCAACAAGCTAGACAGCAAATTCAAGACTTAATTGGCGATCGCGCGATTGCAGATTTGATTCATTTACCAAAACTCGTAGCACCAGAACAACTAGCAATTATGCAAATTGCTGCCAGTATCATACCTGCCTGCTATGTTACAGCTTCACCCCTCTACCCCTTAGTGGTGGCGCTTCAGGTTCAACATTCTATTCAATATGGAAACAGTTTATTTTCTCCTTGGAGTTATGCCAATTATGCCTTTCAAATTAAGTTAATCTGGGGCGATATCCGAGAAGCGGAACAGTTTGGACAGTTAGCATATCAGTTAGGGTTAGAACCAGAGTTTAAATACAGTCGAGCCGCAACCTTTGTTGTGTTCGCTGGATATATTTACCACTGTACTGCCCCTTTAAGAGAGACAATACCAATTTTACAGTTAGGCTATCAAGCAGGGGTCGAAACAGGTAGTTTAGAATTTGTGCTTTATACAGTGCAAGCACTGACCTTGAATGCCTTTTGGTCAGGGCAAGATTTGAGTGAGGTAGAATACCAAATTCGCTCTTATCACCAGCAGTTGCAAGAACTCAAGCAAGTAACTACCGCCAAGCATTATTTAATTTACTGGGAAACTGCTCTGATTCTGCTGGGTAAATCAGAAGATGAAGTAACTTTACGTCAAGCATCTTATGAAGCCACATTAATTGCCGAGGTGCAAGTTTCTCAAGATGTCTTTCGCTTGTGTATATTTTATCTGCATCGATTTATCTTGAATTTTTGGTTAGGAGAATATGGCCAAGCTCAACAAGATGCTGCCCAAACCAGACAGTATTTAGCAGGGTGCGTTGGTACAATTATCGAACCTGTTTTTTACTTTTATGATGCTTTGATAATGCTGGCTACATTGCCTCAAGGAAGTGAGGTGACAGAAACTCAATGGCAAAGGATAGAAGAGAATCAAACAGCTTTAAATAATTGGGCGCAATATGCACCAATGAATCATCAACATAAAGTTGATTTGATAGCAGCCGAAAAATATCGAGTTTTGGGGCAGAAAGCTGAAGCCATTGAACAATATAATCAGGCGATCGCCGGAGCAAAAACTAATGGATATCTCCAAGAAGAAGCTCTGAGTCATGAACTAGCTGCTAAATTTTACCTTAATTGGGGTCAAGAGAAATTGGCGGCAATTTATCTGCAAGACGCTTACTATTGCTATGCGCGTTGGGGTGCGAAAGCGAAAACTGAAGAGTTAGAAAATGCTTACCCCAATTTGTTACAGCCAATTTTACAGCCAACTGCCCAAAGTCTAATTCCTTTAGAAACCCTAGCCTCGATTGCTAGTCCCAAAGTTTCTATTCATTCTTCCAGCAAAACCATCCGTTCCGCCAGTACCCTCAACACGGCTCTAGACTTTGCCACCATTATCAAAGTTTCTCAAAGCTTGTCTGGAGTAATTCAACTAGATGAGCTACTACACCAACTCACTCAGATTATTTTGCAAAATTCTGGTGGCGATCACTGCGTCTTAATTTTGCCTGATACACAAGGAGAATGGCAGGTAAGAGCCATCGCTACACCTGAACACACCGAACTTTGCTCGCAACCCTTAGAAGGCAATCTCAATTTACCAGTCAAGCTGATTCAGTATGTGAAACACACCCAAGAACTTCTGGTGATTGATGACATTCAAACAGATTTACCTGTAATTGATGAGTATTTACAGGAAAAACAGCCGAAAAGTCTTTTATGCTTGCCGATTCTCAATCAAGGGCATTTAATTGGCATTTTGTATTTAAAGAATCGCTCTGCAAGTGGGGTGTTTACTAGCGATCGCATTCTCATTCTCAATTTTCTTTGTACTCAAGCAGCGATTTCTCTAGAAAATGCCCGACTTTATCAAGATTCTCAGATTGCTTTGCAAGAACTACAACAGTCTCAACAACTGCTAAGAAGTATTATCGACAACATTCCCCAGGTCGTTTTTTGGAAAGACCGCAACTCAAATTATTTGGGATGTAATCAAAAATTTGCCATCATGGCAGGATTGCCATCGCCAGAAGCGATCGTTGGTAAAAACGACTATGATTTACCTTGGAGCAAAGCTGAATCTGACTCCTATCGTGAATATGATCGCCGGATTATGGAGTCTAAACAGCCACAATTACATATTATTGAAACGCAACAGCAAACAGATGGTAAAACTATCTGGATAGATACCAGTAAAATTCCTCTGTGCGATGAAGCCGGAGAAGTCTATGGAATTTTAGGTAGTTATGAAGATATTAGCGATCGCAAACAAACTGAAGTTGCAATTCAGCAAAAATCTCAGGAATTAGAAAAAGCTCTGCAAGAACTACAACAAGCACAACTACAAATGGTGCAGAATGAAAAAATGTCTGCATTAGGTAACTTAGTTGCTGGTGTCGCCCATGAAATGAATAATCCTCTGGGATTTATTTCGGCTAGTCTCCAACAAGCTAAACCCACCTTAACCGATATTATCGAACACCTAGCACTATATCAACAAGCTTTACCCAATACCCCAGACGAAATCCTCGACCATGCAGAAAAAATTGACATTGATTATAGTTTAGAAGACTTGCCAAAAGTTCTTGATGCAATGGTGTTAGCTTGCGATCGACTACAAAATATTAGTACCAGTTTAAGAACTTTCTCCCGTGCCGATAAAGATTACAAAGTTACATTTAATATCAATGAAGGCATTGATAGTACAATTTTAATTCTCAAACATCGCCTCAAAGCTAATGAACAACGTCCAGCAATTAACGTAGTTACAGAATACGCTAATTGTTCACCCATTGCTTGTTTTCCTGGACAATTAAATCAGGTATTTATGAATATTCTTGCTAATGCTATTGATGCGTTAGATGAATCAGGCATGGGAAGGAGTTATGAGGAACTTAAATTAAATCCTCATCAAATAATTGTGAAAACTGCCATTGAAAATCACAGCCTCAAAATATCAATTGCTGATAATGGTAAAGGCATGAGTGAAGAGGTCAAATTGCATATTTTTGACCATTTATTTACGACAAAAGGAGTTGGGAAAGGTACAGGACTCGGACTAGCGATCGCTCGACAAATTGTTGAAGAAAAACATGGGGGTAAAATTGCAGTCAATTCTGTTTTAGGACAGGGAACAGAGTTTGTAATTTCCCTACCGATTACAGATAATTCTATTAACAATAACTAA